In Rosa chinensis cultivar Old Blush chromosome 1, RchiOBHm-V2, whole genome shotgun sequence, a genomic segment contains:
- the LOC121049299 gene encoding uncharacterized protein LOC121049299 codes for MAQGRGKRIRKVQKMPPPQQPATTTMVDNVLATPTVRENVPATPTMTENVLATPTVRETVPATTIVHAHVRARASMPPLANVAQSIDQLPTQQEIPFVGIGMKRKCGKSCGKALQELIKAYGGPLRVDFHPTIHVPSDDTISKMFTSEIGITVRGGAPVCKYGWSDIDEDDKRLLREDLRVFFTVDLTDPAVVAYVDSKMSTAYCQFKTQLKKEWKACGSAELGRANLPNADLWHERPEIAEKNYANRYMQQHTHRAGARPYVQHALVASKINMN; via the exons ATGGCTCAAGGGAGAGGGAAGCGGATAAGGAAGGTTCAAAAAATGCCTCCACCTCAACAGCCAGCTACAACAACTATGGTAGATAATGTGTTAGCTACACCTACTGTGCGTGAAAATGTGCCAGCAACACCAACTATGACAGAAAACGTGTTAGCTACCCCTACTGTGCGTGAAACTGTGCCAGCAACAACTATTGTTCATGCTCATGTGCGAGCAAGAGCTAGCATGCCACCACTAGCTAATGTGGCTCAATCAATTGATCAACTGCCTACCCAACAAG AAATCCCTTTTGTGGGCATTGGCATGAAAAGGAAGTGTGGTAAATCATGTGGTAAAGCTCTTCAGGAGCTTATAAAGGCTTATGGTGGACCTCTGCGTGTTGACTTTCATCCGACCATCCATGTCCCTTCTGATGACACAATTTCTAAAATGTTTACTTCTGAGATAGGAATTACTGTACGGGGTGGGGCACCAGTATGCAAATATGGTTGGTCTGATATTGATGAAGATGATAAGAGGCTGCTAAGAGAGGATCTGCGG GTGTTCTTTACGGTGGACTTAACTGATCCAGCTGTTGTTGCTTATGTGGATTCCAAAATGTCTACTGCCTACTGCCAATTCAAGACTCAACTGAAGAAGGAATGGAAAGCATGTGGCTCAGCTGAGCTAGGAAGAGCAAACTTGCCTAATGCAGATTTATGGCATGAGAGACCT GAGATTGCGGAAAAGAATTATGCTAATAGGTATATGCAACAACATACTCACAGGGCTGGTGCACGGCCATATGTGCAACATGCTTTGGTGGCCTCTAAGATAAACATGAATTAG